A genome region from Triticum aestivum cultivar Chinese Spring chromosome 2B, IWGSC CS RefSeq v2.1, whole genome shotgun sequence includes the following:
- the LOC123042877 gene encoding cysteine proteinase inhibitor 8-like — protein sequence MRTSSFLLLIIVAFLSAIGSPATGCGERMGNQLWNTTIENGWKPIGNINDQHIQELIHWAVLEFGKHVNCVLKFNKVVSGRQQLVSGMNYKLIIDASDIGGKDDKYKAEVYEQEWAHKRQLLSFAKVK from the coding sequence ATGAGGACATCtagcttcctcctcctcatcattgtTGCGTTCCtcagtgccattggctcacccgccaCAGGCTGTGGGGAACGGATGGGTAACCAATTGTGGAACACAACAATAGAGAATGGATGGAAACCAATTGGAAACATCAATGACCAACACATCCAAGAGCTCATACATTGGGCGGTGTTGGAGTTCGGCAAGCACGTGAACTGCGTGCTCAAGTTCAACAAGGTGGTGAGTGGCAGGCAACAACTTGTTTCTGGAATGAACTACAAACTCATCATCGACGCATCAGACATTGGCGGGAAAGATGACAAGTACAAGGCAGAGGTGTACGAGCAGGAGTGGGCTCACAAACGCCAGCTCCTCTCATTCGCCAAGGTGAAATAG